The following proteins come from a genomic window of Corynebacterium hansenii:
- a CDS encoding non-ribosomal peptide synthetase, which produces MTGAIADVVALTPQQSGLWATGAATEEYDPYLVVLRLRLTGPGALDRFREALGTVVGRHPHLGGRVLSAGVPHPVLIVPGAPRFDWSEVDARGAADPGAELQRHAEREQARPLDTIEGPLTRVKAVRLGESEWGILITVHHIVIDGWSIPIFLGEIVAAMANEADELPPAPPIRDHAAWVAAADPGEARDAWRRAFSGFAEMPMVGPAGRPAGAPEVGEAVLGEADTAGLLAFARESGLTANTLMQLAWARILSGLVGRDDVCFGQTVAGRHPSIPGADRLIGGLVSTVPVRVDVGDASPAEAGARLQSVTGALRDADHIGMSDIIKSIGAGDLFDTLLVFENTPRGDAPAHGDDFDCGGGARLGLDRIDSPSHYPLTVVPVIEGGRLVVRVESAPGSGFDPGIMARRFVAVLGRLAGADSLASVDVLLDSETPIIRGARPDPGPGPETADEALRAIADECPGADAIVDVHGTVDFRGVAELAEAMASGLRAAGVSAGDAVAVMLPRDRRVLAAPFAVAALGAHTIHIDPDSPPQRAAAIIEDSGARHLLAADGVAGRVRACLGEDDPGNAPSSEEDANWRLTTAMPDLSGELRWWGPLRASAGTKAPAPEDPMYAVFTSGTTGRPKGVLVPHRALLNLWRHHDRNILAPLAAELGRQVRVGHGWSTGFDAAWQPGIALLSGAAVVMLDGPDRSDPARLVAALRDNAIDVFDTTPSMLAELERAGFFAEGAPLSVLALGGEAISRDVWRRLRGMAGLEAINCYGPTETTVEALMAPLSEYPEPTIGRPLDGMAVAVVDHRLRPVPPDGSGELIISGPQLAIGYIGRPELTRRSFVEREGRRWYRTGDVVRRRSGDGLLVFGGRADEQIKINGYRVEPAEAGVVLRSIDGVEAAEVIAHRVGNRMRLAALVVASSPVADIRAEAAKLLPSYLLPSPVVECASIPLNRNGKLDSAAAAAMVREEMARTDGAPSTPEEKAVARCVRDMTGMDVALSSGLADAGIDSLGVMDLIVRLRAEGLDVGAAPALGAADLRSLAAIVRPIAAEPPAPAAGADPDRPIELAPLAARFAVLGGAVESTHSQGLRLRPGISADAAESALRRVIGAHPALGARYDDSGPRARLIPREDPEFVFRIAGSGERDEGGVLDAHHGALDPAAGRMVAATYGGGTDPWLVVTIAHLAVDMMSWRFILEDLALALGGQPPLGEEARGDAPHGPSETEAPGSPFRRVPVPPVGLRHADPRVDRPADVRARHEVLDAATTAAVERAALERGASLRDVLESAVAVAATPDESGMTAITRTTLGRPDGGADRRVGWLTAEEAVLIPAADARGFIAGGGPPPSPTTDPSAVGAVNVNYLGRMDMAMPETRECRLIGQGEFFRRFGAPGHSAVPPCHGAEITAAMDRGPGGPVLGLRFEIDVPAVGEDAAARFRTGVVRALETFAGSAMNEKDEND; this is translated from the coding sequence ATGACGGGTGCCATCGCCGACGTCGTCGCGCTGACCCCGCAGCAGTCGGGCCTGTGGGCGACCGGCGCCGCGACGGAAGAGTATGACCCTTACCTGGTCGTCCTCCGGCTGCGGCTGACCGGTCCCGGAGCGCTCGATCGCTTTCGGGAGGCCCTCGGCACCGTCGTCGGGCGCCATCCGCACCTCGGGGGCCGGGTGCTGTCCGCCGGCGTGCCCCACCCCGTGCTCATCGTGCCCGGGGCGCCCCGGTTCGACTGGTCCGAGGTCGACGCCCGTGGGGCCGCGGATCCCGGCGCCGAATTGCAACGGCATGCGGAGCGGGAGCAGGCCCGGCCCCTGGACACGATCGAGGGGCCGTTGACCAGGGTCAAAGCAGTCCGGCTCGGTGAATCTGAGTGGGGGATCCTGATCACCGTCCATCACATCGTCATTGACGGATGGTCGATCCCGATCTTCCTGGGCGAGATCGTCGCGGCCATGGCAAACGAGGCCGACGAGCTGCCGCCGGCGCCGCCGATCCGCGATCACGCCGCTTGGGTGGCCGCGGCGGATCCCGGGGAAGCCCGCGACGCCTGGCGCCGCGCCTTCTCCGGATTCGCCGAAATGCCGATGGTGGGGCCCGCGGGAAGGCCGGCGGGCGCCCCCGAAGTGGGCGAAGCCGTGCTCGGCGAGGCCGATACCGCCGGGCTGCTGGCCTTCGCCCGGGAATCCGGTTTGACCGCGAACACGCTCATGCAGTTGGCGTGGGCGCGGATCCTGTCGGGGCTCGTGGGCCGCGACGACGTGTGCTTCGGGCAGACCGTCGCCGGCCGGCACCCGTCGATCCCCGGTGCGGACCGCTTGATCGGGGGCCTGGTTTCCACGGTCCCGGTCCGCGTGGACGTCGGCGATGCTTCGCCCGCGGAGGCGGGTGCCCGTCTCCAGTCGGTCACCGGAGCCCTGCGGGACGCGGATCACATCGGCATGTCCGACATCATCAAGTCGATCGGCGCGGGCGACCTTTTCGACACCCTCCTCGTCTTCGAGAACACGCCGCGCGGGGACGCCCCCGCCCACGGCGACGATTTCGATTGCGGCGGCGGTGCGCGCCTGGGCCTGGACCGCATCGACTCGCCCAGCCACTATCCGTTGACGGTCGTGCCGGTCATCGAGGGCGGGCGCCTGGTGGTGCGGGTCGAATCGGCTCCCGGGTCGGGATTCGACCCGGGCATCATGGCGCGCCGCTTCGTGGCGGTTCTCGGGCGTTTGGCGGGGGCGGACTCGCTCGCTTCCGTGGACGTGCTGCTCGATTCCGAGACGCCGATCATCCGGGGCGCCCGGCCGGATCCCGGGCCGGGGCCGGAAACGGCGGATGAAGCGCTGCGCGCCATCGCGGACGAGTGCCCCGGTGCGGACGCGATCGTCGACGTGCACGGGACCGTCGATTTCCGGGGCGTGGCCGAGCTCGCCGAGGCGATGGCGTCGGGGCTGCGCGCCGCCGGGGTCTCCGCCGGCGACGCCGTGGCCGTGATGCTGCCGCGGGATCGCCGCGTGCTCGCGGCCCCCTTCGCGGTGGCGGCCCTCGGGGCGCACACCATCCACATCGATCCCGATTCGCCGCCGCAGCGTGCCGCGGCGATCATCGAGGATTCCGGGGCGCGCCACCTGTTGGCCGCCGATGGCGTCGCCGGCCGGGTGCGCGCTTGCCTGGGGGAGGACGACCCCGGGAACGCGCCGTCGTCGGAAGAGGACGCCAACTGGCGCTTGACGACGGCCATGCCGGACCTCTCCGGCGAACTGCGCTGGTGGGGGCCGTTGCGTGCCTCGGCCGGGACGAAAGCCCCGGCACCGGAGGACCCCATGTACGCGGTGTTCACCTCGGGCACGACGGGCCGGCCGAAGGGCGTCCTGGTCCCGCACCGCGCGCTGCTCAACCTGTGGAGGCACCACGACCGGAACATCCTGGCGCCGCTCGCCGCCGAACTGGGGCGGCAAGTGCGCGTCGGGCATGGCTGGTCCACGGGGTTCGACGCCGCGTGGCAGCCGGGGATCGCCCTGCTCAGCGGGGCGGCCGTCGTCATGCTGGACGGCCCCGACCGCTCGGATCCGGCGCGGCTGGTCGCGGCCCTGCGCGACAACGCCATCGATGTCTTCGACACCACCCCGTCGATGCTGGCGGAACTGGAACGCGCCGGGTTCTTCGCGGAGGGCGCGCCCCTGTCCGTCCTCGCATTGGGCGGGGAGGCCATCTCCCGCGACGTCTGGCGGAGGCTGCGCGGCATGGCCGGCCTCGAGGCGATCAACTGCTACGGCCCGACGGAAACCACGGTCGAGGCCCTCATGGCCCCCTTGTCCGAGTACCCGGAGCCGACGATCGGGCGACCGTTGGACGGGATGGCCGTCGCCGTCGTCGACCACCGTTTGCGCCCGGTGCCGCCCGATGGGTCGGGCGAACTGATCATCTCGGGCCCGCAGTTGGCGATCGGCTACATCGGCCGGCCCGAACTGACGCGGCGTTCCTTCGTGGAAAGGGAGGGCCGCCGCTGGTACCGCACCGGGGACGTCGTCCGCCGCCGCAGCGGCGACGGGCTGCTGGTGTTCGGGGGGCGCGCAGACGAGCAGATCAAGATCAACGGTTACCGCGTCGAACCGGCCGAGGCCGGAGTGGTGCTCCGCTCCATCGACGGAGTCGAGGCCGCCGAAGTGATCGCGCACCGGGTCGGCAACCGGATGCGGCTGGCGGCCCTGGTCGTCGCATCGTCGCCGGTGGCGGACATCCGGGCCGAGGCGGCGAAGCTGCTGCCGTCGTACCTGCTGCCCTCGCCCGTGGTCGAATGCGCGTCGATCCCGCTCAACCGCAACGGCAAACTGGACTCCGCCGCGGCGGCGGCGATGGTCCGCGAAGAGATGGCGCGCACCGACGGGGCGCCCTCCACTCCCGAGGAGAAGGCGGTGGCCCGGTGCGTCCGCGACATGACGGGCATGGACGTCGCATTGTCCTCCGGTCTCGCCGACGCCGGCATCGACAGCCTCGGCGTCATGGATCTCATCGTGCGCCTGCGCGCCGAGGGGCTCGACGTCGGCGCGGCCCCGGCATTGGGCGCAGCGGACCTCAGGTCGCTGGCGGCGATCGTCCGGCCGATCGCGGCCGAGCCCCCGGCTCCCGCGGCCGGCGCCGACCCCGACCGACCGATCGAACTGGCCCCGCTGGCGGCCCGGTTCGCGGTGCTCGGCGGAGCAGTCGAATCGACCCATTCACAGGGCCTGCGCCTGCGCCCGGGCATCTCGGCCGATGCCGCCGAGTCCGCGTTGCGGCGCGTGATCGGCGCGCACCCCGCACTCGGCGCCCGGTACGACGATTCCGGCCCCCGGGCACGGCTGATCCCGCGGGAGGACCCGGAATTCGTCTTCCGCATCGCCGGATCCGGCGAACGGGACGAGGGCGGCGTCCTCGACGCCCACCACGGCGCACTCGATCCGGCCGCCGGCCGGATGGTGGCCGCCACCTACGGCGGCGGAACCGACCCCTGGCTGGTGGTCACCATCGCCCATCTCGCGGTCGACATGATGTCGTGGCGCTTCATCCTGGAGGATCTCGCGCTGGCCCTGGGCGGGCAGCCGCCCCTCGGCGAAGAAGCGCGCGGCGATGCCCCGCACGGCCCGTCCGAGACGGAAGCCCCCGGCAGCCCGTTCCGGCGGGTGCCCGTCCCCCCGGTGGGGCTGCGGCACGCGGACCCGCGGGTCGACCGGCCCGCCGACGTCCGCGCCCGGCACGAGGTTCTCGACGCCGCGACCACCGCCGCGGTGGAACGCGCGGCGCTCGAGCGCGGCGCATCCCTGCGGGACGTCCTGGAATCGGCCGTCGCCGTCGCCGCGACCCCAGATGAATCGGGGATGACGGCAATCACCCGCACCACGCTGGGCCGCCCCGACGGTGGCGCCGATCGGCGGGTCGGCTGGTTGACCGCCGAAGAAGCCGTCCTCATTCCCGCGGCCGACGCGAGGGGCTTCATCGCGGGCGGCGGGCCCCCGCCGTCGCCGACGACGGATCCGTCGGCGGTGGGCGCCGTGAACGTCAACTACCTCGGGCGCATGGACATGGCGATGCCCGAGACCCGCGAATGCCGGCTGATCGGCCAGGGGGAGTTCTTCCGGCGATTCGGCGCACCGGGCCATTCCGCCGTCCCCCCGTGCCACGGAGCGGAGATCACGGCGGCCATGGACCGGGGCCCCGGGGGACCCGTGCTCGGCCTGCGGTTCGAAATCGACGTCCCCGCCGTCGGCGAGGACGCGGCCGCACGATTCCGCACCGGCGTCGTTCGGGCGCTGGAAACCTTCGCCGGATCGGCGATGAACGAGAAAGACGAAAACGACTAA
- a CDS encoding amino acid adenylation domain-containing protein has product MIDLETLRGILAEELGVSPADIGAGDDLVNLGLDSLGVIGISEELRRRGCGVHYSALVLEPTPEAWLRIIGESAAAEGGADPSGGMTVPGGADEDDGEPFPMAPMQHAYWVGRRDDLGLGGVAAHLYVEFDGGGIDAAALERAARALIDLHPMLRTRALGDGRQRVLPASPGPALTIDDATCLPEEEIERRLREKREAKSHQKLEVDAGEVIDLTLTLLPGDRHRLHVDVDMFACDAMSYRTLLDDLMRIYRSELAHGTEPADGDDDRTVPERPGVTYREYRLAMADSGGPDAEDARYWETRVPELPPPPALPFVEEARRADPRRSIRLEHRVGALDAARFGDAAHAAGVTPAMVLATLFTEVIARWSTQRRFLLNVPLFAREQVHPDIGGVVGDFTNSVIVGVDADPGASFLDRVRALSREVHLAASHSTVTGLDVLRSLGAHRGEPVMASVVFTSGLDLGEVFSSRVRDIAGDPVHILSQGPQVDIDAQVVELDGGLLVNWDVRRDCLPEGVIGDMFGAFTRLLDAVARDVPDWNRPLSVPLPPAQASRRAAIARDSADGGAAIGRRTLHREFLRRAEEAPERVAAVSADGAVSYGELADGAAALAAELRRRGVRSGDVVAVSLPRGVGQITAILAVLMAGAAYLPIGVGQPGPRRDAILRSGGARHVIADPARIGELPPEVAVVDPAAVPDGAADGVDAGAGPEDLAYVLFTSGSTGEPKGVEVAHGAAAHTIDAIASRFGCGPEDRTIALSAFDFDLSVLDLMLPLSVGGAVVLVGEESTRDAAEWARLIREHSVTVVNAAPGLVGMLHDIASDDELAGVRLILTGGDRVPPSLGRALSRRVPGLRFIAMGGATEAAIHSTREEVGPDYPDDFASVPYGLPLDGVQLKVVNERGEECPDHVIGEVWIGGAAVARGYRGMPELTARKFIRSGSVDWYRTGDLGRVLPDGRVEFIGRADGQLKIRGYRVELGEVEAALESLPGVSGAAATGADGAIVAAIVPAPDAGRVPTGAEARAALAGIVPEYMIPDAIAVIEELPVTANGKKDRAAVSALVDRGPRGVAEPPDGPVESAVAYLFGALTGAGGCSAADDFFDVGGNSILATTLTAQIRELLDAAAFSVADVFEARTVRGIAARVSESGRSPGDVAAMAAMLMEFADGGEDAR; this is encoded by the coding sequence ATGATTGACCTGGAAACCCTCCGCGGCATCCTCGCCGAAGAACTCGGCGTGAGCCCGGCCGACATCGGCGCCGGCGATGATCTGGTGAACCTCGGCCTCGATTCCCTCGGCGTGATCGGGATCAGCGAGGAACTCCGCCGCAGAGGTTGCGGCGTCCACTATTCGGCCCTGGTGCTGGAGCCGACGCCCGAAGCGTGGTTGCGGATCATCGGCGAATCCGCCGCCGCCGAAGGTGGGGCGGACCCCTCGGGCGGGATGACCGTCCCCGGTGGCGCGGACGAGGATGATGGCGAGCCTTTCCCCATGGCTCCCATGCAGCACGCCTACTGGGTGGGACGGCGCGACGACCTCGGCCTCGGTGGAGTCGCGGCGCACCTCTACGTCGAGTTCGATGGCGGGGGAATCGACGCCGCGGCGCTGGAGCGCGCCGCCCGCGCCCTCATCGACCTGCACCCGATGCTCCGCACCCGGGCGCTCGGCGACGGGCGGCAGCGGGTGCTGCCCGCCTCGCCCGGGCCGGCCCTGACCATCGACGACGCGACCTGCCTGCCCGAAGAGGAGATCGAGCGGCGGCTGCGGGAAAAGCGGGAGGCGAAGAGCCACCAGAAACTCGAGGTGGATGCCGGCGAGGTCATCGACCTCACCCTCACGCTGCTGCCGGGGGACCGCCATCGCCTGCACGTCGACGTCGACATGTTCGCCTGCGACGCGATGAGCTACCGCACGCTCCTGGACGACCTCATGCGCATCTACCGGAGCGAGCTGGCGCACGGGACGGAGCCCGCCGACGGCGACGACGACCGCACCGTCCCCGAGCGACCCGGCGTGACGTACCGGGAGTACCGCCTGGCCATGGCGGATTCCGGCGGACCGGACGCGGAGGACGCGCGGTACTGGGAAACGCGGGTGCCCGAACTGCCGCCGCCCCCCGCCCTGCCCTTCGTCGAGGAGGCCCGGCGCGCCGACCCCCGGCGCAGCATCCGGCTCGAGCACAGGGTCGGGGCACTCGACGCGGCCCGGTTCGGCGATGCGGCCCACGCCGCGGGCGTGACGCCGGCGATGGTGCTGGCCACGTTGTTCACCGAGGTCATCGCCCGCTGGTCGACGCAGCGGAGGTTCCTGCTCAACGTGCCGTTGTTCGCCCGCGAGCAGGTGCACCCGGACATCGGCGGCGTCGTCGGCGACTTCACGAACTCCGTGATCGTCGGGGTGGACGCGGATCCGGGAGCATCGTTCCTCGACCGCGTCCGGGCGCTGTCCCGCGAAGTCCATCTCGCGGCCTCGCACTCGACGGTGACGGGGCTCGACGTGCTCCGGTCGCTCGGCGCCCACCGGGGCGAGCCGGTCATGGCCTCGGTGGTGTTCACGTCCGGCCTCGATCTCGGCGAGGTCTTCTCGAGCCGGGTCCGGGACATCGCCGGCGATCCCGTGCACATCCTTTCGCAGGGCCCGCAGGTCGACATCGACGCCCAGGTCGTGGAATTGGACGGGGGACTGTTGGTCAACTGGGACGTCCGGCGCGATTGCCTGCCCGAGGGCGTCATCGGCGACATGTTCGGCGCGTTCACGCGCCTGCTCGACGCGGTCGCCCGCGATGTCCCGGACTGGAACCGCCCGCTGTCGGTGCCGCTGCCCCCGGCGCAGGCCTCGCGCCGGGCGGCCATCGCCCGCGACTCGGCCGATGGCGGCGCCGCGATCGGGCGGCGGACGCTGCACCGGGAGTTCCTGCGCCGCGCGGAGGAGGCCCCGGAGCGGGTCGCGGCCGTGTCCGCGGACGGCGCCGTCTCCTACGGCGAATTGGCGGACGGAGCCGCGGCGCTGGCGGCCGAACTGCGCCGTCGAGGGGTCCGATCGGGAGACGTCGTCGCAGTGTCCCTGCCCCGGGGAGTCGGCCAGATCACCGCGATCCTGGCCGTCCTCATGGCGGGCGCCGCCTACCTGCCCATCGGCGTCGGGCAGCCGGGTCCGCGCCGGGATGCGATTCTGCGGAGCGGCGGTGCCCGGCACGTCATCGCCGATCCGGCCCGCATCGGCGAACTGCCCCCGGAGGTCGCCGTCGTCGATCCCGCGGCCGTCCCGGACGGGGCGGCGGATGGCGTGGACGCCGGCGCGGGGCCGGAGGACCTGGCCTACGTGCTGTTCACCTCGGGTTCCACCGGCGAGCCCAAGGGGGTGGAGGTCGCTCATGGCGCGGCGGCCCACACCATCGACGCGATCGCGTCGAGGTTCGGGTGCGGGCCGGAGGACCGGACCATCGCCCTGTCGGCGTTCGACTTCGACCTCTCCGTCCTGGATCTGATGCTCCCGCTGTCCGTCGGCGGCGCCGTGGTGCTCGTCGGCGAGGAGTCGACCCGCGACGCGGCGGAATGGGCGCGTCTGATCCGCGAGCACTCCGTCACCGTCGTCAATGCCGCGCCCGGGCTGGTGGGGATGCTCCACGACATCGCGTCGGACGACGAGCTGGCGGGCGTCCGGCTGATCCTCACCGGAGGTGACCGGGTGCCGCCGTCGTTGGGCCGCGCCCTGTCGAGGCGCGTCCCGGGGCTCCGGTTCATCGCCATGGGCGGCGCCACCGAAGCGGCGATCCACTCCACCCGCGAGGAGGTGGGGCCCGATTACCCGGACGACTTCGCGTCGGTCCCGTACGGGCTGCCTCTGGACGGGGTCCAGCTGAAGGTGGTGAACGAACGCGGCGAGGAATGCCCCGATCACGTGATCGGCGAAGTGTGGATCGGCGGCGCCGCCGTCGCGCGGGGCTACCGCGGCATGCCGGAATTGACCGCCCGGAAGTTCATCCGGTCCGGTTCCGTGGATTGGTATCGCACGGGCGATCTGGGCCGCGTGCTGCCCGACGGGCGCGTGGAGTTCATCGGCCGCGCCGACGGTCAGCTGAAGATCCGCGGCTACCGCGTCGAGCTGGGCGAGGTGGAGGCGGCGCTCGAATCTCTGCCCGGGGTTTCCGGTGCCGCGGCGACCGGGGCCGATGGCGCGATCGTCGCGGCGATCGTGCCGGCGCCGGATGCCGGGCGTGTGCCCACCGGCGCCGAGGCGCGCGCGGCGCTGGCGGGGATCGTGCCGGAGTACATGATCCCGGATGCGATCGCCGTCATCGAGGAGCTGCCCGTGACCGCCAACGGCAAGAAGGACCGGGCCGCCGTGTCCGCGCTGGTCGACCGTGGGCCGCGCGGCGTCGCCGAGCCCCCGGACGGTCCGGTCGAGTCGGCGGTGGCCTACCTGTTCGGGGCCCTGACCGGGGCCGGCGGCTGTTCCGCCGCGGACGATTTCTTCGACGTCGGCGGCAACTCGATCCTGGCCACGACCCTGACCGCCCAGATCCGCGAGCTTCTCGACGCCGCGGCGTTCTCGGTCGCGGACGTTTTCGAGGCGCGGACGGTGCGCGGCATCGCCGCGCGGGTGAGCGAGTCCGGCCGATCGCCGGGGGACGTCGCCGCGATGGCGGCGATGCTGATGGAGTTCGCCGATGGCGGGGAGGACGCGCGATGA